The Bombus pyrosoma isolate SC7728 linkage group LG3, ASM1482585v1, whole genome shotgun sequence genome has a segment encoding these proteins:
- the LOC122566009 gene encoding alpha-methylacyl-CoA racemase, producing the protein MPLKGINVLELAGLAPGPFCGMILAQFGASVIRVDKIYGSYNAIDCLGHGKRSIALNLKVYEGSNIFRKLINQSDVLIDPYRPGVMEKMKLGPEELMGINKRLIYARLTGFGHNGPYANMAGHDINYLALSGLLSLFGRHNQKPTPPVNLVADFAGGGLMCAFGIILALFERNKSGIGQVIDASMVDGSAYLGSWFFRSQNVPGLWGNPRGKNILDSGTHFYDTYETKDKQYMSVGAIESKFYEIFLEKLGISSHEMPQFGNFEESREKLEKIFKQKTQAEWCAIFDGTDACVTPVVNLKDVASHAHNKERNIFKTEDNGLVTPNPAPRLSRTPGMSKKHERNAKLGEHTTEILTELHFKPEEIANLIANGIVNQGMKHSKL; encoded by the exons ATGCCTTTAAAAGGTATAAATGTATTAGAATTAGCTGGGCTAGCACCAGGCCCTTTTTGTGGAATGATATTAGCCCAATTTGGTGCATCCGTAATCAGAGTGGACAAG atttatggATCTTATAATGCCATTGATTGTCTGGGTCATGGAAAAAGATCAATTgcgttaaatttaaaagtttatgaAGGTTCTAATATATTTAGGAAATTGATCAATCAAAGTGATGTGCTTATAGACCCTTATAGACCTG gagtaatggaaaaaatgaagcTAGGACCAGAAGAACTTATGGGAATAAACAAGAGGTTGATATATGCTAGATTAACAGGATTTGGCCATAATGGACCTTATGCTAATATGGCTGGacatgatataaattatttagctCTATCtg gtttattatcattatttggACGTCACAATCAGAAACCAACACCACCAGTTAATTTAGTAGCTGATTTTGCTGGTGGTGGATTAATGTGTGCTTTTGGTATAATACTAGCATTATTTGAACGTAACAAAAGTGGCATTGGTCAAGTGATTGATGCATCAATGGTAGATGGATCTGCATATCTAGGCAGTTGGTTTTTTAGATCTCAAAATGTGCCTGGATTATGGGGAAATCCTCGTGGTAAAAATAT atTAGATTCTGGAACACACTTTTATGATACttatgaaacaaaagataaacAATATATGTCTGTTGGAGCAATTGAATCTAAGTTTTATGAGATATTTTTAGAGAAACTTGGAATTTCATCTCATGAAATGCCacaatttggaaattttgaagaaagccgtgaaaaattagaaaagatattCAAACAAAAGACTCAAGCAGAATGGTGTGCCATATTTGATGGTACAGATGCTTGTGTAACACCcgttgtaaatttaaaagatgttGCATCACATGCACACaataaggaaagaaatatatttaagactGAAGACAATGGTTTGGTAACTCCAAATCCTGCTCCACGTTTATCTCGTACTCCTGGAATGTCTAAAAAACATGAAAGAAATGCTAAATTGGGTGAGCACACTACAGAAATTCTTACTGAACTACATTTTAAACCAGAAGAAATTGCTAATTTAATAGCAAATGGAATTGTTAATCAAGGAATGAAACATTCTAAACTTTAA